Proteins co-encoded in one Malus sylvestris chromosome 7, drMalSylv7.2, whole genome shotgun sequence genomic window:
- the LOC126630006 gene encoding acyltransferase Pun1-like, with protein sequence MAIRHGTILSSCDISSLVEITSRKTIKPSSPTPPHNRILKLSLLDQIMPPTLYGTILWFFPNHNASDFASKTSESTTTKSKRLQDSLSKALVQFYPMAGRVKSPAFIECNDEGAHFLEARVNCQLLDLLMQPNPELLNHLMAQNDPRTANEALGSTLLLVQISVFNCGGIVVSVSASHKIADAASLVTFVRAWAAINRDRVLELQLGTPEFTGGSLLPPRELSLPSSMVNLEIPIQSLVTRRFVFNLSKMVSLKEKIGSVQAFIPSNGHLVLAIILKCSIAASRQCKPESSIKPTVLSQMVSFRKSIVPEISENVMGNWFWPMQVLFKENEIELPDLVSKMRQGLTEFRNEKASRFKGEDGLLVVSESLRERNDINSVNVYRTSSLCKLPLYEMDFGWGKPAWVTSLTVFKNIILLVDTKEQDGIEAWVTLDEQEMAIFESDQELLAFCSVNPSICHSGLVLGIPRPMAKI encoded by the coding sequence ATGGCAATTAGACATGGAACAATACTCAGTAGTTGTGATATCAGTTCACTGGTGGAAATAACCTCAAGAAAGACCATCAAACCATCATCTCCAACTCCTCCTCACAATAGAATTCTTAAACTCTCTCTTCTGGACCAAATTATGCCTCCTACTTTATATGGAACTATCCTATGGTTCTTCCCAAACCACAATGCTTCTGATTTTGCTTCCAAAACTTCGGAGAGTACTACAACAAAATCTAAGCGCTTGCAGGATTCTTTATCCAAAGCTTTAGTTCAATTCTATCCAATGGCTGGCCGAGTCAAAAGCCCCGCGTTCATTGAGTGCAACGATGAAGGGGCTCATTTTCTTGAAGCCCGAGTTAACTGCCAGCTTTTGGACCTTCTCATGCAACCCAATCCCGAGTTACTCAACCATTTAATGGCCCAAAATGATCCTAGAACAGCCAACGAAGCTTTGGGATCTACACTTTTGCTTGTTCAAATCAGTGTTTTCAACTGTGGAGGAATTGTTGTTTCTGTGTCCGCTTCACACAAGATTGCAGATGCAGCATCACTTGTCACGTTTGTGCGAGCATGGGCAGCGATAAATCGTGATAGAGTCCTCGAACTGCAATTGGGGACACCGGAGTTTACTGGAGGGTCTTTATTGCCGCCTAGAGAGCTATCCTTGCCGTCCAGCATGGTAAATTTGGAAATCCCAATTCAAAGTTTAGTTACAAGAAGGTTTGTATTCAATCTCTCGAAGATGGTCAGTCTCAAGGAAAAAATTGGAAGTgtccaagccttcatcccatcaAACGGCCATCTTGTTTTGGCTATCATTTTGAAATGTTCTATTGCTGCTTCCCGTCAGTGCAAGCCCGAGAGTTCAATCAAGCCAACGGTGCTGTCCCAAATGGTGAGCTTCCGCAAAAGCATCGTCCCGGAGATATCAGAAAATGTCATGGGGAATTGGTTTTGGCCAATGCAAGTGTTGTTCAAAGAAAATGAGATTGAATTACCCGATTTGGTGAGCAAAATGAGGCAAGGATTGACAGAATTTCGCAATGAGAAGGCCAGCAGATTTAAGGGTGAGGATGGATTGTTGGTGGTATCTGAGTCTCTTAGAGAGAGGAATGATATTAACAGCGTAAATGTTTATAGAACCTCAAGTTTGTGCAAACTTCCTCTGTATGAAATGGATTTTGGATGGGGGAAACCTGCGTGGGTCACCAGCCTAACTGTCTTCAAGAACATAATTTTGTTGGTTGACACAAAAGAGCAAGATGGTATCGAAGCTTGGGTGACCCTTGATGAACAAGAAATGGCCATATTTGAGTCTGATCAGGAGCTTCTTGCATTTTGCTCCGTCAACCCCAGCATTTGCCATTCAGGGTTGGTCCTGGGTATTCCAAGGCCCATGGCGAAGATCTAA